AGCAATAAAAATTGAAATTTCCAATCTTACCCAACCAGCAGTAAAATTGTATGCAATTAAGGGTGAGCAATTTACTTTTATTTATTCTTTAAAATCTTCATAAAGTAATTTCAGATATTTAATAAATATTGCAAGACAATCGTTTTTCTATCATAAAATATCACTATCTTTGGCGAAATAATATTTTAATAAAAACGTAAATTCCCAAAAGAAATTGTCGGAGTTCCTTTATGAATAAAGCTCTTACCGATTTTATGAACAAACATATTGTTCCGCCGCTTAATGTATTAAGTGAAAATCCATATCTTTCCGCTATTCGCGCAGGAATGGTAGCTGTTGTTCCTTTAACTATTGTTGGAAGTATTTTTATAATTATTTCATATTTCCCTTTCAGCGGCTGGGATAAAATTATTGAGCCTTACAGAACAATACTTGATATTCCTGTAAGCGCTACATTCGGATTGCTCGCGTTATTTGTATGTTTTTCTATCGGTTATGATCTGGGTAAACAAATGAAGCAGGAAGCGATAATCAGCGCCTCTCTTTCCTCGCTGATATTTTTGCTGATTCAATTCAACCCGCAGGACGGCTCGCTTATTTTTGATAATCTTGGTTCAAAAGGAATTTTTACCGCAATTTTAATCGCGTTTATTTCAGTCAGCGTTCAAAAATTTTTTACGGATAAAAATTTAGTTTTCCGTCTTCCAAAAAATGTTCCTCCTGTTGTGTATGAGTCTTTTGTTTCGTTAAGTCCGTTATTTTTTCTATTAGTTACATTTTGGCTAATTCAGTACGTAATTGGAGTTGATATAAACGGACTAGTCGAAATTATTTTCCGACCGGTTGTTTTTGCGTTTAATACTTTGCCGGGAATTTTAGTTTACGCGTTTTTGGTTACGCTTCTTTGGTCGGTTGGAATAAATGGCGATAACGCGATGGACGCAATTGCCGCTCCGATTTTTCTTCAATATTTAACCGAAAATGTTACGGCGATGTCTATGCATCAGCCGCTGCCTTACATTACTGCTTACGGATTCTTTACCACATTTGTTAACGTTGGCGGAACCGGAGCCACTATTGGCCTTGCTTTGATAATGCTTAATTCCAAAGAACCGGGATTTAGAAAAATTTCAAGATTTTCTCTGCCGACTCAAATCTTTCAGATCAACGAACCGATATTTTTCGGATTTCCAATAGTACTGAATCCAATATTTATGGTGCCTTATATTCTGATCACTTTGTTTCTTACAGCAGGAACATACATTTTAATGGATTTCGATTTGATCAGCAAACCAGTAATAAATGTACCCTGGACAACTCCACCGATAATTGGGCATTATTTGGTTTCGGGTGGTGACTGGCGTGCCGCGGTTTGGGGCGCGGTTTCATTAATTTTAGCTATGGCTGTGTATTTTCCATTCGCGAAAATTGCCGAACGAAACAGATTAAATGATGAAGCAGTAGGGAAGTCGCACGAGTAAAAAATTAGATTAAGGAGTTCACTAAAATTATATTAATGCGAACTCCTTTTAATTTTCTATTTGAAATAAGTTTCGTTAAATCTCAATTCTTTTTTGAATTCGGAAATATTGGTAGAATCATTAATTAACAAATGTTCTATATTTGCAATTTCCGCAAAATCTTCAATATATTCTTTTGTTATGGCTTTGCTGAATACCGTATGGTGCGCGCCGCCGGCATAAATCCAAGCTTCAGCTCCAATTTCTAAATTTGGTTTGGGAATCCACATTACTCTCGCTACCGGCAGATTTGGCAAATCTTTATCGGGATTAACGGCGTCAACTTCATTCGTAATTAATCTGAAACGGTTTCCCAAATCAATTAAGGAAACATTAATTGCCTTACCTGGATTTACGTTAAAAACCAATCTTGCAGGGTCTTCTTTTCCGCCGATGCTTAAAGGATGAACTTCCAATTTTGGTTTTTCTGCCGCAATGGATGGACAAATTTCAAGCATATGCGAACCTAAAACTTTATCGCCGTTCTGATTAAAATGATAAGTATAATCTTCCATAAATGATGTACCGCCGTCCAATCCGTTTGCCATTGTTTTTACTGCACGGACAATTGCGGACGTTTTCCAATCACCTTCGGCACCGAATCCGTATCCGTCGTTCATCAATCTTTGAACGGCTATGCCTGGCAATTGTTTCAATCCATGCAAATCTTCAAATGTAGTGGTAAACGCTTTAAAATTTCCATCGCTTAAAAATTTTCTCATTCCAAGTTCAATCCTCGCCGCATCCAAAACACTGTGATACATTGGTCTGTTCTTTTTCGCATCTTCGGAAATTATATAAGAATCAAAATATTCTTCAACTAACTTAGTAACTTCACTATCTTCAACTTGATTTACAACTTTTACCAAATCACCCACGCCGTAACCATTAACCGAAATTCCAAATTGAATTTGTCCGCTGACTTTATTGCCTTCAGTCACAGCGACTTCTCTCATGTTATCGCCGAAACGGGCAATCTTCATATTCCGCATATCAGCCCAAGCGGAAACCACACGCATCCACATCGCGATTTTTTCTTGGACTTTATCATTGCTCCAATGTCCGACAACAACCTTTCTATTTTTATTCATTCTTGTGCAGATAAATCCAAACTCTCTGTCACCGTGAGCGGCTTGATTTAGATTCATAAAATCCATATCAATTGAATCCCAAGGAATTTCCTGATTGAATTGTGTATGCAGATGAAGAAATGGTTTCTGAATAATATTTAATCCGTTGATCCACATTTTAGCGGGGGAGAATGTGTGCATCCAAAATATCAATCCAATACATCTTGAACTCGAGTTTGCTTCACTTATAATATTAAAAACTTTTTCGGGTGTTGTAACAACAGTCTTAAATTCAATTGACAAAGGCAGTTTTTTAGAATCATTTAAACTTTTCACAATGTGTATTGAATTTTCTTCAACTTTTTTCAGAGTAGCTTCACCGTACAAATGCTGACTTCCGGTTACAAACCAGATTTCTTGTAGAGTTTCCATTATAATTTTTCCTGATTATAATCTTTATTATTTTTGTCCGTAATAAGCATTCTTGCCGTGTTTTCTAAAAAAATGCTTGTCAGTTATATATTGCGGAAGATCATTAATATTGGGATTTAATTGTAACGTCGTAATTGCCATTTTTGCGACTTGTTCCAACACAATTGAATTCACAACTGAATCATGAGCGTTTTTCCCAAATGTAAATGAAGCGTGACCCGCGACTAAAACCGCAGGAGTCTCTTCCGGATTTGATTTTTCCAACGTTTCGATTATTACCTTACCCGTATTTTTTTCATAATTTTCATTTACTTCAGCTTCAGTAAGAAAACGGGTGACGGGAATTGAACCATGAAAATTATCAGCGTGAGTTGTTCCCAGACAAGGTATTTCCCTGCATGCCTGAGCGAATATTGTTGCATAAGTGCTGTGTGTATGTGTAATTCCATTTATGCTTTTAAAGCTTTGTATAATTCCAAATGCGTCGGCGTATCTGAAGAAGGTTTTTTGGATCCTTCGATTATATTTCCATCCAGATCTACAACAACCATATCTTCGGGTTTCA
The sequence above is drawn from the Ignavibacteriota bacterium genome and encodes:
- a CDS encoding PTS sugar transporter subunit IIC yields the protein MNKALTDFMNKHIVPPLNVLSENPYLSAIRAGMVAVVPLTIVGSIFIIISYFPFSGWDKIIEPYRTILDIPVSATFGLLALFVCFSIGYDLGKQMKQEAIISASLSSLIFLLIQFNPQDGSLIFDNLGSKGIFTAILIAFISVSVQKFFTDKNLVFRLPKNVPPVVYESFVSLSPLFFLLVTFWLIQYVIGVDINGLVEIIFRPVVFAFNTLPGILVYAFLVTLLWSVGINGDNAMDAIAAPIFLQYLTENVTAMSMHQPLPYITAYGFFTTFVNVGGTGATIGLALIMLNSKEPGFRKISRFSLPTQIFQINEPIFFGFPIVLNPIFMVPYILITLFLTAGTYILMDFDLISKPVINVPWTTPPIIGHYLVSGGDWRAAVWGAVSLILAMAVYFPFAKIAERNRLNDEAVGKSHE
- the araA gene encoding L-arabinose isomerase, translating into METLQEIWFVTGSQHLYGEATLKKVEENSIHIVKSLNDSKKLPLSIEFKTVVTTPEKVFNIISEANSSSRCIGLIFWMHTFSPAKMWINGLNIIQKPFLHLHTQFNQEIPWDSIDMDFMNLNQAAHGDREFGFICTRMNKNRKVVVGHWSNDKVQEKIAMWMRVVSAWADMRNMKIARFGDNMREVAVTEGNKVSGQIQFGISVNGYGVGDLVKVVNQVEDSEVTKLVEEYFDSYIISEDAKKNRPMYHSVLDAARIELGMRKFLSDGNFKAFTTTFEDLHGLKQLPGIAVQRLMNDGYGFGAEGDWKTSAIVRAVKTMANGLDGGTSFMEDYTYHFNQNGDKVLGSHMLEICPSIAAEKPKLEVHPLSIGGKEDPARLVFNVNPGKAINVSLIDLGNRFRLITNEVDAVNPDKDLPNLPVARVMWIPKPNLEIGAEAWIYAGGAHHTVFSKAITKEYIEDFAEIANIEHLLINDSTNISEFKKELRFNETYFK